GAAGGATTTTACCTTAAAAGTTTACGGAGAATCTGAAATCACAATCGATAATGTAAATCTAAAATCATTGCAAACAACAATGTATGGAGAAAGTTATATCGTTATCAATGAAGGTTCTATAGACCGACAAAAAATAACAGGCTATGGTGAAGCGAAAACAAACACCTTAGGTGTCATAAGCAATAGCACTAAAATTACAGCTTATGGAGAAGGTAGTTACCGAGTGAATGTATCTGAAGAATTAAAGGTAACGGCATATGGAGAAACGGTTGTAGCCTATAAAGGAAACCCAAATGTAAAAAAGGGTATTGTAATTGGAGAAGCAACAATTCAAAAAATAGCAGAGTAATACTAAAAACCGAACAAAAATAGAGATTCAATTGAACATATTCCGATTTTCACGGGAATGATATAAAACTAATCATGTTAAAAAACTACATAAAAATAGGTTGGAGAAACCTCGTAAAAAATAAGCAGCAGACCATTATCAACTTATTGGGTCTTACCTTAGGAACAGTAAGCTGCTTGACCATTTTACTTTATGTTTTTGCCCAACTTGGATTTGATGAAGACTTTTCGAATGCTGAATCTATTTATCGCGTGGAAACCATAATAGAGAGAGATGGTAAGGAAAGTTTTGACACTGCAGCAGCTTCTCCTCCGATAGCCTTTGCTCTAAAAGAAGATTTTGGTGAAGTTGAAGAAGTTACGCGGGTAGTACTAACAGATGTTTTTTATAGTAATTTAATCCGTGCCGCAGAAAATAAAGAGTCCTATTATGAGCCAAGAAGTTATATGGCCGACTCCACTTTTTTTAAAATATTCAATTTCAAATTTTTACACGGTGATATTGAGACCGCTCTAAATGAACCTAACGCGATAGTACTTTCCTCAAATTTGGCCAATAAAATGTTTGGTAATCAAAATTGCATTGGCAAGGCTGTAATTTGGGGTAGCGGTGAAGATGCTCAAACGCTTACAGTGAAAGGCGTATTCGATGAGTATTTTTACAAATCGCATCTCAACCCTAATTACATTGTGAGTATGAGTACACCTGGAATGGGTACATTTGTTCAGACTTTTGATGATTTCGCCACCAATAATTTTGTGTATAGTTATGCAAAACTTGTCCCTAATGCTGACGCTGACCTATTACAAAAAAAACTACCTGCTTTTATCAATCGTAGAGGATCTAAAAATTTATCAGATGCAGGAATGGACAATAAACAGCTATTGTTAAAAAAGGTGACTGATATTCATTTGTATTCTGAAGGCCGCAAAAATCAAATCGGTAGAATTTCAAATATAACATATCTTTATTTTTTATTGACGTTAGCCTTTTTCATCCAATTGGTGGCGTGTATTAATTTTATAAACCTCAGTACGGCTAGGGCAAGTAAACGTGCAAAGGAAATTGGGGTACGTAAAGTTGTAGGTGCAGGAAAAAAAGCATTAATGCGACAATTTTTAGGAGAATCTCTACTCTTGTCAGTATTTGCAATGCTAATAAGTATTCCTATTACTATTTTCCTATTGCCTTTTGTAAATGAACTTACGCAAGAAGCATTGACTTATTTAAATATTTTCAATTGGAAAATCACAGCTTTATTATTCGGTTTAGGGATTTTTACAGGATTAGTTGCTGGTATCTATCCGGCAGTAATTTTGTCCTCGATAAACCCTATAAAAGCCTTGAAAAGTGCGACTATACTGCAATCTGGAAACGGCAACTTTAGAAAAGCATTAGTAGTCTTTCAGTTTGTGGTTTCTATAAGCCTTGTAGCCACGGTTATAGTAGTAACTCAACAGTTTAGATTTACCCAGAACAAAGACCTTGGTTTTAATAAAGAAAATCTATTAGCCTTACGAATAGGTACTAACGAAGCCTCAAGTAAGTTTGAATCTATCAAGACTGCATTTTTGAATATACCTGGTGTACTTGAAGTATCCAGCGGTAATTACTCGCCCTCCGAAATAGTTTTGTCCGATAATGGTTTATACTTGCCTGGTGGAAGTAGAGAAAAAAATACAATCGTAAAACGCAATGGCGTCAGTGACGGTTACTTTAAGACAATGGACATTCCAATCTTAGAAGGAAGAGATTTTCGCGAAGCAGATACTACTAATCAGATAATTGTAAATGAGGCCACACTTAAGGCCTTCAATATGAAACGTGAGGATGCTCTGAGTTCAAAACTTGTTCAAAGTTTTGGAGATGAAACCTATGAAATGGAAATCATTGGTGTGGTAGCCGATTTTCATTACGCTTCTTTAAAAAATGAAATAGCTCCATTATTTTTGCACAAAGAAAGCGAACCTAATTGGCTGTTCCTTCGCACTGAAACAAAGAATTACGAGCTATTACTTGGCAATTTAGAGAAACAATGGAAAACGACAGTAAACAATGTCCCATTTGATTACAGGTTTGTTGACAAAGAGGTTGAAAAGCTGTATGATGAAGAAAAACGACTTGGTAAAATTTCGTTTGTCTTCACTATTCTAGCCATTCTAATTAGTTGTTTGGGCCTCTTTGGGTTGATTTCATATGTAGCCGAACAAAAGAAGAAAGAAATTGGAATTCGCAAGGTACTAGGTGCTAGTATAAATTCTGTAGTACAATTATTGACCAAAGATTTTGTAAAATTGGTAGGAATCGCCTTTTTGATTGCCTCCCCAATTACTTATTATTTTATGGAACGATGGCTTGAAGATTTTACATATCGAATAAACATCCAATGGTGGGTATTTGCTTTCGCTGGTGGTTTTGCATTAATCATAACATTAATAACTGTTGGATTTCAATCATTAAAATCGGCCGTAGCCAATCCTGTAAAAAGTTTAAGAACAGAATAAAACTAGACAAATAGACTTATTTAGTCCAACAAACTCAGAAAGTAATCATCATGTGCAGGGCGAATAGAATATAAATAGTAAAAACTTTAATATCATGTTAAAAAACTACATAAAAATAGGTTGGAGAAATTTGAAAACGAACCGATTGTTTTCCATAATTAATATTTTAGGACTAGCATTAGGTTTATCTATAACCATTCTACTTTTTCTTTCTATTACCTACGAGCGTAGTTATAATACCATGTATTCTAATAAGGCAAATATCTATCGCGTTCTTGTAAATACTAATGAAAGTTATGACAAGCAAATTTTATGTACGGCTCCTGCTGCTTTAACTCCCGCCATTAAAAATGACATTCCCGATGTTAAATATGCCGCCAGAATATTGAAACATGGTTTTGGAGAAACCGCATTCGTAAAAGTGGGCAATACTACTTTTCTTGAAAAGGAATTATACTGGTGTGACCCTGAATTATTTGATATATTTAATATTAAATTTTTACAAGGAGAAGCTTCTTCTGCCATATCGAGACCAAATACTATTACTATTTCAAAAAGCACTGCCAAAAAATATTTTGGAGATGCTGATCCAATGGGGAAACTTATTGTAGTTGATAGTGATGAAAAATTGGAAGTTACTGGGGTCTTTGAAAACTTTCCAGAAAACAGTTCCTTACACTGCAATGCGATAGCTTCTTTTAGCTCCACATTCGCTTTTAAGAATCCAAGTTGGGGAAATTCTAGTTTTGAAACCTACTTACAATTAAATGAAAACATTTCACAAGCAAATACAGAAAGTCAATTAAACTCGCTTTTGGATAAAAATGTAGATAAAGAAGGGCAATGGTTTCACTTAACGTTACAGCCCTTGGAAAAAGTTCACCTATACTCTGCTGACTTTTCAAATTCTTACAGTAAAAGAGTCGGCGATATTGACGAAATAAACAACCTCTCTTTTTTAGGAATACTCATCTTATTGATTGCCTGTGTTAATTACATGAACTTAATGACGGCAAAGTCAGCAAAAAGATCGAAAGATGTTGGAATTTATAAAACATTAGGAGCCTCCTTTAAAAGCTTAATAGCTCGATTTTATGCTGAAACAGGAATTATAACCTTATTAGCATTAGTAATTGGCGTTTTTATAACTATATTATTCATTCCACTTTTTAATCAATTAACGGCTCAACAATTAGAGGTTTCATTGCTATTTAAGCCGCAAGTCCTAATAGGTATTGTATTATTTTGGGTAATTGCCACTTTAGTTGCCGGATCTTACCCCGCATTTTACCTTTCAAGTATTTCTCCCAACTCAGCCTTAACCTCAACAAAAAAGGACGGTTCAAGTATTATTAATATTAGAAAAGGTTTGGTGGTATTACAATTTGCAGCCTCTATTATTCTGATTGTTGGGGTACTCGTAATATATCAGCAATTACAATTTATGCAAAATCAAAAATTAGGTTTTGATTCAGATAATGTGGTCGCTATTTCTACAACAGCGGTTAACGGTAATGACAAAAAAGAAGCTCTAGTTCAAGAATACGAATCGTTGAGCATGGTTTCTGATATTGCCATGGCACAGGGTTTTCCTGGTGTTACCGTAAGTGGTAGAATGTTATTTAAAACTGAAAATGATGAGAATGGTTTAAAAATTCAAACCAATCGTGTAGATGCTCAAATTATCGATTTATTAAAACTAAAATTAATTGCAGGTAAAACGTTACCGCTGATAAAACAACAAGGTGATACTATATCAGAAGTGGTTCTCAATAAGAAAGCATTGGATTATTTAGGATATACACCTGAAGAATCGATTGGCAAAAAAGTATTAATCCAAGGTTTTAGAGGTAATGTATTTATTGTGGGTATTGTAGATGATTTTAATTTCGAATCACTACATCAACCTATTGGAGCGTATGCTTTTCACAACCGAAGAACTGAAGCCAAAAATTTTGCATTGGTCCGCTTCAATAGTAATTCATTGACAAACACCATGGATCAATTAGAATCAAAATTTCTAAAAATAAATCCAGGTTCCGCCTTTGAATATATCTTTTTAGATAAAAATATTGAACAATTATATGCACAAGAACGGAAGACAGCAATATTAGGATTCACCTTTAGCATTTTAGCCATTTTCGTTGCCTGTTTAGGTCTATTTGGTTTAGCGGCATTCACTGCTGAACAACGCAAAAAGGAAATTGGAATTCGAAAAGTACTAGGAGCTACTATCATGGGAATTACACAAATGCTCTCTATGGATTTTTTAAAACTTGTTGCAGTAGCCATTGTAATCGCTTTCCCTATCGCTTATTGGCTAATGCATGAATGGTTACAGAATTTTGCGTATCGAATAGATTTCAGTTGGTATATTTTTGCCATTTCAGGAATTTTGGCAATTGTAATTGCATTAATAACCGTTAGTTTTCAAGCGGTAAAAGCTGCACTTTCTAATCCCGTTAAAAGTTTAAGAACAGAGTAAAACCTTTAAATATCATGTTAAAAAACTACATAAAAATAGCTTGGAGAAATTTGAAAAAGGACAAAACATTTGCCTTTTTAAATATTGTAGGTTTATCGGTTGCTTTCGGTGTTGCTATTTTACTTTCAATGGCGGCTTTTTTCGAATTATCGTATGATAAATTTCACACCAATGGAGATAACATATATAAGGTTTATAATGAGATACAAACTCCAAGAGGTCCAGAAGCTGGTACAAGTCAACCCGCTCCATTTGCCAACGCACTTACAAAAGAAGTTCCTGGTATTTCAAAAGTTACCCGTTATCTGCAAGATGGTGCTTTAGTTATGTATAAGGATAAAGAAATAAATATGAGTACTGTATGGGTCGATGCTGATTTCTTTACTATGTTTTCTTTTCCTGAATTTGCAGGAAATTCTGATAACCCTCTTAAGGAATTATCAAATATTGTACTTTCTAAAAAAATGGCAACAGCATTATTTGGAGATGAAAATGCCATAGATAAGACCATAAATATCCTCATAAATGGAAAAGAAACTCCATTCACAGTCGCTTCACTTGTTGAAAACACAAAATCGAATAGCTCTTTAGAGTTTGGTTTAGCCATTCGTTTTGAAAACCATCAAAGTTATACTAAGAATAAAGAGGAATGGGATTCTCAATATCACGATGTTTATGTACAATTGCAAAATGAAGTAAATGCAAAACAGTTTGAAGACCAAACCAAATCTTTTGTTGATTTGCATTATAAAGAGTCTATTGAAAACCTTAAACGAGATGGAGCACAACCTGACGCTAACGGTCGCTATTTTACCATTAACCTCTTACCATTAAAGGATGTGCATTATACTAACTTTCAAAATGGTTATGCTAAAATTAGTAGAACAATTCCATATCTAGTGCTCTCTGTAGCTTTTCTAATTCTTTTTATTGCTTGTGTCAATTTTATTAACATGAGCATCGCTAAGAGCACACAACGTTTACGAGAAATTGGAATGAGAAAAACATTAGGAGCACAAAAAAAGCAACTATTTTTTCAGTTTTGGAGCGAAAGCCTGATGTTATTTAGTGTCTCATTATTCATTGGTATTGGTTTAAGCATTCTCTTTTTAAAGGATTTTCAAGAAATTTTCCGAACCAATGTTACTTTTAGTATGTTTACTAATCCCTTAAATATTATTCTTTTTATAGTTGTAATAGTGCTGGTAACGTTATTAGTGGGAGGCTATCCAGCAATGCTTATGAGTAAATTAAGTACGATTCAATCCCTTAAAGGTAAAGTTGAAACTAACGGAAAAAATGTAGTTAGAAATGTGCTCATGGTAGTACAATTTTCAATTGCCATTTTATTAATTAGCGGCACATTGGTTTTATGGAGTCAGTTAGAATTTATGAGGAATAAAAACCTTGGCTTTGATAAATCGCAAGTTATCGCTTTTCCTATTGACGGAAAAATGGACAGTCGAAGAGCCGTTAACTTATTACGTGATCAACTTAAAGACAATCCTAATATTATAAGTGTTACCGCCTCCGATAATATTTTAGGATTGGGTAAAGATGGCAGTCAATTCAGTAGTCGCTTAGGTTTTGAATACAAAGGTAGAGTTGTCAAAACAAATATGCTCGTTGTAGATTATGACTATATAGAAACGTTGGGATTGGAACTTATACAAGGTCGTAGTTTTGATAGGCAATATCCTGGTGATGCACTCGGAATGGTAATTAATGAAAGTATGGCTCGCGAACTTGATGAAGAAGATCCCTTGACAGCAACTATTATGATGAGTGACAGCACTAAATATCAAGTATTAGGCATCGTTAAAGATTATCACTTTGAATCATTAACCAAGTCTATAGAACCGTTAACATTCTTTATGAATACGGATTGGGATCTGTATTATGCCTATGTAAAGGTTGCTCCTGAAAATTTATCAAAATCATACGACGCTATTGAACAAACTTGGAAAACACTAGAGCCCAATGCCAAATTTTTAGGCTCTTTTTTAAATGATAATATTGATCGTACTTTTAGAAGTGAAAAAATTATGGCAACGATGATTACTAGTGGCTCCATTATAGCCATTGTTCTTAGTTGTATTGGTCTATTTGCCATTTCATTATTGGTGGTTGCACAACGCACTAAAGAAATTGGCGTGCGAAAAGTTGTGGGTGCCAGCATCTCGTCAATAACTTATTTATTGACCAAAGACTTTCTTAAGTTAGTGGCAATTGCTTTTGTTATTGCTGCACCTGTCGCGTGGTGGTTAATGAATCAATGGCTTCAAGATTACGTGTATAGAATTGATTTAAGTATTTGGATTTTTGCCCTTGCGGGATTATTAACAGTATTAATTGCATTATTTACGGTTGGTGTTAAAACTTTAAAAGCAGCCATGCAAAACCCTGTAAAAAGCTTAAAAACCGAATAAAAACTGAATAGTTAGCTACAGAGTTCTTTAATAAGGTGATTTTTTTAAACAATCGCCAATAAAATTGGATTCTGAATTTCAGTAATCGTTTTCTATTGGAATAACTCAAAAGGATTGTAAAAATATTGGACACTTACTGTAAAATTATTTTACATATTAAAAAATAATTTAAAATTCAATTTCTATTAAAAATCTAATAAACAGACTATTAAATATTTGGCACAACTATAGGTATAACAAATACAGAATACTTAAAGAAACAATTTGACAATTGTCTACCGTTTTAAAAAAAGTTCTATTGTCATTAAAAAAAACAATTAAACATGTTTAAAAACTATCTAAAAATTGCCTGGAGAAATTTAGCTAAAAATAAAGGATACTCTGCCATAAATATTGGCGGATTAGCCTTAGGCATAGCAGTAACCATAATTATTGGATTATGGGTTCAGAGCGAGCTTTCGTATGACAATCATTTTGAAAATAAAGATAAAATAGCAATTGTATTCCAATCCCAAACATTTAATGGTAATACGGGCACTGGCCCTGCAATTCCAAGACCTTTAGAAAAAGCATTAAGAACAGATTACGGTAGTAGTTTTAAATATTTAATAATGTCGTCATGGACGAATAAAGTGTATCTAAAATATAAAGAAACCAGTCTTTATAAATCTGGAAATTATATGCAAAGAGACGCTCCTGAATTATTAAATTTAGAAATTATAAAAGGGGAGAAAGATGGTCTAAGAGAAATAAATTCCATTATGCTATCTGAGTCAATTGCGGACGCCCTTTTTGGATCTGAAGATCCTATAGGTAAAGTTGTAAAAGTTAGAAATCAGGACGACTTAGTGGTTTCCAGTGTCTACAAAGACATTCCTCTTAATACTACTTTTAACGACACGTACTATATCATTCCATGGGAACAATATCTGGCTTCTAGAGAATGGGTACGAAATTCAGAAGACGAATGGGGCAATAATTCTTTTCAGATGTTTGTACAAGTGGCTGACAATGTTGATATGGATAAAGTATCTACTACTATTAAAGATGTAAAGAAAACATTAAACGAAGACACTGCAGCGTTCAATCCACAATTGTTTCTCTTTCCTATGAAAGATTGGTATTTAAGAAACAGCTTTAAAAATGGTAAAAACGATGGAGGTGGTCGAATAAAATATGTTTGGTTATTTGCCATTATTGGAGCTTTTGTACTATTATTAGCATGTATTAATTTTATGAATTTAAGCACCGCACGTTCAGAAAAAAGAGCTAAGGAGGTGGGTATCAGAAAATCAATTGGCTCTCAAAAAGGGCAGTTGATATACCAATTTTTAAGTGAGTCTTTTTTGGTGGTAGTTCTGGCCTTTTTGGTATCATTATTAATTATTTTAATCTCTTTGAACGGATTTAATGACCTTGCAAAAAAAGAAATACTATTTCCGTGGAGCAATGTAAACTTTTGGCTAATATCATTAGCTTTTATTCTTTTCACAACACTATTGGCAGGTAGTTATCCCGCACTTTACCTATCTTCTTTCAAGCCTATTGATGTTTTAAAAGGAACTTTTAAAACTGGCAAACACGCAGGTTTACCCAGAAAAATTTTGGTCGTAGTTCAATTTACAGTTTCTGTTGCCTTTATTATAGGGACAGTAATTGTTATGCAACAGATAAATTATGCTAAAAACAGACCTGTAGGTTACGACAAAGAAGGCTTGGTTCAAATTCCGACATACAGTCAAGACTTTGAAGGTAAATATGATTTAATGCGAAACGAATTTTTAAATTCTGGTGCGGTAATTGAAATGTCAGCCTCCAGTAGTCCTACTACACAAATATGGTCAAACAGAAGTGGTTTTACCTGGGATGGTAAACCTGAGGGATTTCAAGAAGATCTTGCTTATACTGAAGTTACCTATGAATATGCTAAATCTATTAATCTAAAAATTATAGAGGGGCGTGATTTTGCACGTGAATTTGCTACCGATTCTAATGCTGTTTTGATTAATCAAACCGCTGTAAAATATTTGGGACTTACAAATCCGGTAGGTAAATTTCTGAGAGATGATAGTGATGAAGACCCTAATCCTCCATTAAAAATAATCGGTGTGGTTGAAGATATGATTACACAGTCGCCTTATGAACCTGTTAAGCAAGGTGTATATGTTTTTGACAAGCACGGCAATTCTAGTTATTACAATTTAAAATTAAACCCGAAACAAAGTGCCAGTAAAAATTTAGTAACAATAGAAAAAGTGTTCAAAGAACATTTTCCTGACATTCCTTTTCAATATGATTTTGTAGATGCAGAATATGGCGAAAAATTTGCTTCTGAAGAACGTATTGGCACATTATCAGGCGTCTTTACAGGGCTAGCTATTCTTATCAGCTGTTTGGGACTTTTCGGATTAACATCATTTGTGGCAGAACAACGCACCAAAGAAATAGGTGTTCGTAAAGTATTAGGGGCAACCATATTTAATGTATGGAATATGTTGTCTAAAGACTTTTTAAAGTTGGTTATTATTTCCTGTTTTATTGCAATACCCATTGCCTATTATGTAATGAATGGATGGTTAGATGCCTATCCGTACCGCGTAGCCTTAAAATGGTGGATTTTCGTATTGGCAATTCTAGGTGCGTTATTGGTTACCCTACTAACGGTAAGTTTTCAAGCCATAAAGGCAGCAAAAGCTAATCCAGTTAAGAGTTTACGAACGGAATAGAAAATTTAATTTGAGATAAAAAAATGATTATAAAATTGAAAAATTTCACTTTTTTGAGAAGGGCATAAAGACTAAATATTATGTTTAAAAATTATTTAAAAATAGCATGGAGAGGTATTAAAAAAGACAAACTTTTTGCCTCTATAAAAATAGGAGGTTTTGCCGTTGGTATTGCTGCCTGTTTGCTTATTTCACTCTTTATAATAGATGAGCAAAGCTATGATAAACATTATAAAAGTAAAGATCAAATTCATAGAGTACTCGTAGCGTTTCCTCACGAAGGAGAGCTACTAAAAAGTGTTCATTTTCAATTACCATTTGCAGAACAATTACAAAGTGATTATCCTGAAATAGAACTGGCCGGAAAATATAATGCAGGTGAACTATTTGGTGCTGGTAAAAAAACCATACAACTACAAAATGAATCTCAAAATTATAATGATGACGGTTTTATTTTCGCAAGCCAAGGTTTATTAGAAGTGTTAGAAATATCTTTTTCTCAAGGAGTGGTAAAAAACGCTTTAACACATCCTAACAGTTTGGTGATTTCTTATGAAAAGGCCTTAAAGTACTTTCCAAATGGAAATGCTCTTGGTCAAACAATTATATTAGACGGTAACACTAAAAATCCATATAAAATTACTGGTGTAATGGCCAGGCGTAGTTTTAAATCACATTTTCATTATGATTTTCTAATGACTATTGATGATAACCAGATGAATTGGATCAATAACAATTATCTCACTTACATCAAAACTTCAAAAAATACGGATATAACTGCCCTTGAGAATAAAATGTATTCCATAATAACCAATCATATGGTACCTGCATTAAAAAAACGAGGGTATAATACTCATTTGGAATCATTAGAAAAAGCCAAGTTTATATTACAACCCGTTGCAGACATCCATTTAAAAACTGATTCTGAATTATTCGATCATCTTAGTCATGGTGATATAAGATTTGTATGGTTATTTGCTGCTATTGCAGGATTTATATTACTATTAGCATGTATCAATTTTATCAATTTATCAACGGCTAAATCAGCCAATAGAGCTAAGGAAGTTGGTTTACGCAAAACCGTTGGTGCTTTCAGAAATAGTTTGGTATCCCAATTTCTATCAGAATCAATTTTATTTAGTTTAATATCATTTGTAATCGGTGTGTTTCTCGC
The nucleotide sequence above comes from Aureibaculum algae. Encoded proteins:
- a CDS encoding ABC transporter permease, whose protein sequence is MLKNYIKIGWRNLVKNKQQTIINLLGLTLGTVSCLTILLYVFAQLGFDEDFSNAESIYRVETIIERDGKESFDTAAASPPIAFALKEDFGEVEEVTRVVLTDVFYSNLIRAAENKESYYEPRSYMADSTFFKIFNFKFLHGDIETALNEPNAIVLSSNLANKMFGNQNCIGKAVIWGSGEDAQTLTVKGVFDEYFYKSHLNPNYIVSMSTPGMGTFVQTFDDFATNNFVYSYAKLVPNADADLLQKKLPAFINRRGSKNLSDAGMDNKQLLLKKVTDIHLYSEGRKNQIGRISNITYLYFLLTLAFFIQLVACINFINLSTARASKRAKEIGVRKVVGAGKKALMRQFLGESLLLSVFAMLISIPITIFLLPFVNELTQEALTYLNIFNWKITALLFGLGIFTGLVAGIYPAVILSSINPIKALKSATILQSGNGNFRKALVVFQFVVSISLVATVIVVTQQFRFTQNKDLGFNKENLLALRIGTNEASSKFESIKTAFLNIPGVLEVSSGNYSPSEIVLSDNGLYLPGGSREKNTIVKRNGVSDGYFKTMDIPILEGRDFREADTTNQIIVNEATLKAFNMKREDALSSKLVQSFGDETYEMEIIGVVADFHYASLKNEIAPLFLHKESEPNWLFLRTETKNYELLLGNLEKQWKTTVNNVPFDYRFVDKEVEKLYDEEKRLGKISFVFTILAILISCLGLFGLISYVAEQKKKEIGIRKVLGASINSVVQLLTKDFVKLVGIAFLIASPITYYFMERWLEDFTYRINIQWWVFAFAGGFALIITLITVGFQSLKSAVANPVKSLRTE
- a CDS encoding ABC transporter permease, encoding MLKNYIKIGWRNLKTNRLFSIINILGLALGLSITILLFLSITYERSYNTMYSNKANIYRVLVNTNESYDKQILCTAPAALTPAIKNDIPDVKYAARILKHGFGETAFVKVGNTTFLEKELYWCDPELFDIFNIKFLQGEASSAISRPNTITISKSTAKKYFGDADPMGKLIVVDSDEKLEVTGVFENFPENSSLHCNAIASFSSTFAFKNPSWGNSSFETYLQLNENISQANTESQLNSLLDKNVDKEGQWFHLTLQPLEKVHLYSADFSNSYSKRVGDIDEINNLSFLGILILLIACVNYMNLMTAKSAKRSKDVGIYKTLGASFKSLIARFYAETGIITLLALVIGVFITILFIPLFNQLTAQQLEVSLLFKPQVLIGIVLFWVIATLVAGSYPAFYLSSISPNSALTSTKKDGSSIINIRKGLVVLQFAASIILIVGVLVIYQQLQFMQNQKLGFDSDNVVAISTTAVNGNDKKEALVQEYESLSMVSDIAMAQGFPGVTVSGRMLFKTENDENGLKIQTNRVDAQIIDLLKLKLIAGKTLPLIKQQGDTISEVVLNKKALDYLGYTPEESIGKKVLIQGFRGNVFIVGIVDDFNFESLHQPIGAYAFHNRRTEAKNFALVRFNSNSLTNTMDQLESKFLKINPGSAFEYIFLDKNIEQLYAQERKTAILGFTFSILAIFVACLGLFGLAAFTAEQRKKEIGIRKVLGATIMGITQMLSMDFLKLVAVAIVIAFPIAYWLMHEWLQNFAYRIDFSWYIFAISGILAIVIALITVSFQAVKAALSNPVKSLRTE
- a CDS encoding ABC transporter permease, with protein sequence MLKNYIKIAWRNLKKDKTFAFLNIVGLSVAFGVAILLSMAAFFELSYDKFHTNGDNIYKVYNEIQTPRGPEAGTSQPAPFANALTKEVPGISKVTRYLQDGALVMYKDKEINMSTVWVDADFFTMFSFPEFAGNSDNPLKELSNIVLSKKMATALFGDENAIDKTINILINGKETPFTVASLVENTKSNSSLEFGLAIRFENHQSYTKNKEEWDSQYHDVYVQLQNEVNAKQFEDQTKSFVDLHYKESIENLKRDGAQPDANGRYFTINLLPLKDVHYTNFQNGYAKISRTIPYLVLSVAFLILFIACVNFINMSIAKSTQRLREIGMRKTLGAQKKQLFFQFWSESLMLFSVSLFIGIGLSILFLKDFQEIFRTNVTFSMFTNPLNIILFIVVIVLVTLLVGGYPAMLMSKLSTIQSLKGKVETNGKNVVRNVLMVVQFSIAILLISGTLVLWSQLEFMRNKNLGFDKSQVIAFPIDGKMDSRRAVNLLRDQLKDNPNIISVTASDNILGLGKDGSQFSSRLGFEYKGRVVKTNMLVVDYDYIETLGLELIQGRSFDRQYPGDALGMVINESMARELDEEDPLTATIMMSDSTKYQVLGIVKDYHFESLTKSIEPLTFFMNTDWDLYYAYVKVAPENLSKSYDAIEQTWKTLEPNAKFLGSFLNDNIDRTFRSEKIMATMITSGSIIAIVLSCIGLFAISLLVVAQRTKEIGVRKVVGASISSITYLLTKDFLKLVAIAFVIAAPVAWWLMNQWLQDYVYRIDLSIWIFALAGLLTVLIALFTVGVKTLKAAMQNPVKSLKTE
- a CDS encoding ABC transporter permease, which gives rise to MFKNYLKIAWRNLAKNKGYSAINIGGLALGIAVTIIIGLWVQSELSYDNHFENKDKIAIVFQSQTFNGNTGTGPAIPRPLEKALRTDYGSSFKYLIMSSWTNKVYLKYKETSLYKSGNYMQRDAPELLNLEIIKGEKDGLREINSIMLSESIADALFGSEDPIGKVVKVRNQDDLVVSSVYKDIPLNTTFNDTYYIIPWEQYLASREWVRNSEDEWGNNSFQMFVQVADNVDMDKVSTTIKDVKKTLNEDTAAFNPQLFLFPMKDWYLRNSFKNGKNDGGGRIKYVWLFAIIGAFVLLLACINFMNLSTARSEKRAKEVGIRKSIGSQKGQLIYQFLSESFLVVVLAFLVSLLIILISLNGFNDLAKKEILFPWSNVNFWLISLAFILFTTLLAGSYPALYLSSFKPIDVLKGTFKTGKHAGLPRKILVVVQFTVSVAFIIGTVIVMQQINYAKNRPVGYDKEGLVQIPTYSQDFEGKYDLMRNEFLNSGAVIEMSASSSPTTQIWSNRSGFTWDGKPEGFQEDLAYTEVTYEYAKSINLKIIEGRDFAREFATDSNAVLINQTAVKYLGLTNPVGKFLRDDSDEDPNPPLKIIGVVEDMITQSPYEPVKQGVYVFDKHGNSSYYNLKLNPKQSASKNLVTIEKVFKEHFPDIPFQYDFVDAEYGEKFASEERIGTLSGVFTGLAILISCLGLFGLTSFVAEQRTKEIGVRKVLGATIFNVWNMLSKDFLKLVIISCFIAIPIAYYVMNGWLDAYPYRVALKWWIFVLAILGALLVTLLTVSFQAIKAAKANPVKSLRTE